One Blastopirellula marina genomic region harbors:
- the der gene encoding ribosome biogenesis GTPase Der: MAVPQVVIIGRPNVGKSSIFNWLAGRRLAIVDDVAGVTRDRMVHLQKWNERFFEIVDTGGIGVNDVDNLTDEIERQIQIAIDSADVILFVVDVRSGMLPLDQKVAQRLRKIDKPVVLVANKADAPHMDVEADQFYRLGRGKLVAVSTLQNRNKTDLLDVIADRLPDTEASQDSEGEHEMKVAIVGRRNVGKSTFVNTLAQAERMIVSEVAGTTRDSVDVRFEMDGKSFVAIDTPGLRRRVSVKTDIDYYSTHRAERSIRHADMTLMFFDASQQISKVDKQLVRYISDEFKPCIFVVNKWDLYNTQMPTERWATYLHETFPMMSHVPIAFITGKTGKNVKTLLNHAQMLYKQSLSRISTGELNRILKEIVAHHPPPLHKNRKPKIYYATQVGVQPPTFVLMVNMPKAFSQSYQRYLISSFRDAVPFPEVPIKLYLKKRESADERDDFGKVGKADDDSEHSDEFLPEIDEAGDSSIVEQYDDANEEA; encoded by the coding sequence ATGGCGGTACCCCAAGTAGTTATCATCGGTCGCCCGAACGTCGGTAAATCCAGCATCTTTAACTGGCTTGCCGGGCGACGGCTGGCCATTGTCGACGACGTCGCAGGCGTCACCCGAGACCGTATGGTCCATCTCCAGAAGTGGAACGAACGCTTCTTCGAGATCGTTGATACCGGCGGTATTGGCGTGAATGACGTCGATAATCTTACCGACGAAATCGAACGCCAGATCCAAATCGCCATCGACTCGGCCGATGTCATCCTGTTCGTCGTCGATGTTCGCAGCGGCATGCTTCCGTTGGATCAAAAAGTCGCACAGCGTCTACGAAAGATCGACAAACCGGTCGTGCTGGTCGCCAACAAAGCTGACGCACCGCACATGGATGTCGAAGCCGACCAGTTCTATCGGCTCGGTCGCGGCAAACTGGTTGCCGTCAGCACCCTGCAAAATCGCAACAAGACCGACCTGCTCGATGTGATCGCCGATCGCCTGCCGGACACGGAAGCTTCGCAAGATTCCGAAGGCGAGCATGAAATGAAGGTCGCCATCGTCGGTCGACGAAATGTCGGCAAGAGCACCTTCGTCAATACGCTTGCCCAGGCCGAACGCATGATCGTCAGCGAAGTTGCCGGTACGACCCGAGACAGCGTCGACGTTCGCTTCGAGATGGACGGTAAGTCGTTCGTCGCGATCGATACGCCTGGCCTCCGTCGCCGGGTGAGCGTAAAGACCGACATAGACTACTACAGCACCCACCGTGCCGAGCGCAGCATCCGCCATGCCGACATGACGCTGATGTTCTTCGACGCCTCGCAGCAGATCAGCAAGGTCGACAAGCAACTGGTCCGCTATATCAGCGACGAGTTCAAGCCGTGCATCTTCGTGGTCAATAAGTGGGACCTGTACAACACCCAGATGCCAACCGAGCGTTGGGCGACGTACCTGCACGAGACGTTCCCCATGATGTCGCACGTGCCGATTGCATTTATCACCGGCAAAACGGGCAAGAACGTCAAAACGCTGCTTAATCACGCCCAGATGCTGTACAAGCAATCGCTGTCACGCATCAGCACCGGCGAACTGAACCGGATCTTGAAAGAGATTGTGGCCCACCATCCGCCACCACTGCATAAAAATCGTAAGCCGAAGATCTACTACGCCACGCAAGTTGGGGTGCAACCTCCAACCTTCGTGCTGATGGTGAATATGCCCAAGGCATTTTCGCAGAGCTATCAGCGATACTTGATCTCTTCGTTCCGCGATGCGGTCCCCTTCCCGGAAGTCCCAATCAAGCTTTACCTGAAGAAGCGTGAGTCCGCAGACGAACGGGACGATTTCGGTAAAGTCGGCAAGGCAGACGACGACTCCGAGCATTCCGATGAATTCCTGCCGGAAATCGACGAAGCGGGCGACAGCTCGATTGTCGAACAGTACGACGACGCCAACGAAGAAGCCTGA
- the ald gene encoding alanine dehydrogenase: MIVGIPKEIKKDEYRIAILPVGAEELVRAGHTVIIEKDAGIGSGLTNEQYLEAGAQLVDSPAAVFAQADMILKVKEPQPEEFPLIRPGQIVFTYFHFAASRELTQGMIDSGSICLAYETLRDRRGTLPLLTPMSEVAGRMSIQEGAKYLEKPQMGQGILLGGVPGVAPAHITILGGGIVGANAAKIAAGFNADVNILDINMDRLRYLDDVMPPNVNVLFSDRHVIRHQLQLADLVIGAVLIPGAKAPMLVSREDLKHMKPGSVIIDVAVDQGGCIETSKPTSHSDPTYLVDDVLHYCVANMPGAVGRTSTFALCNVTLPWALRLANEGIEKSLAASPELLTALNIHSGKVTNQAVAGTFDLPYHPLTV; the protein is encoded by the coding sequence ATGATCGTTGGCATTCCCAAGGAAATTAAAAAAGACGAGTACCGCATCGCCATTTTGCCGGTCGGTGCCGAGGAACTGGTTCGCGCCGGGCATACCGTCATCATCGAGAAAGACGCCGGGATTGGCTCAGGCTTAACCAACGAGCAATACCTGGAAGCAGGCGCTCAGCTGGTCGACTCGCCTGCGGCAGTCTTCGCCCAGGCTGATATGATCCTCAAGGTCAAAGAGCCTCAGCCAGAAGAGTTCCCGCTGATCCGACCCGGCCAGATCGTCTTCACCTACTTCCACTTCGCCGCCAGTCGCGAGTTGACGCAAGGAATGATCGATTCCGGTTCGATCTGCCTGGCCTACGAAACACTTCGTGATCGCCGCGGTACCCTGCCACTACTCACCCCCATGAGCGAAGTCGCCGGGCGGATGAGCATCCAGGAAGGGGCTAAGTACCTGGAAAAACCGCAGATGGGTCAAGGTATCCTCCTGGGCGGTGTGCCAGGCGTTGCCCCGGCACATATCACGATCCTCGGTGGTGGTATCGTGGGGGCGAACGCCGCCAAGATCGCCGCTGGCTTCAACGCCGACGTCAACATTCTCGATATCAACATGGACCGTTTGCGTTACCTCGATGACGTGATGCCCCCGAATGTCAACGTGCTGTTCAGCGATCGTCACGTGATTCGCCACCAACTGCAACTGGCCGACCTGGTGATTGGGGCCGTGTTGATTCCTGGGGCGAAAGCCCCCATGCTGGTATCACGTGAAGACCTCAAGCACATGAAGCCTGGCAGCGTGATCATCGACGTCGCCGTCGACCAAGGTGGCTGCATCGAAACCTCGAAACCAACTTCCCACAGCGATCCCACCTACCTGGTCGACGACGTGCTACACTACTGCGTCGCCAACATGCCAGGTGCCGTGGGACGCACCAGCACATTCGCCTTGTGCAACGTCACCCTCCCCTGGGCACTTCGCCTGGCGAACGAGGGAATCGAGAAGTCGCTGGCCGCCTCGCCAGAGCTTCTTACCGCCCTGAATATCCACTCCGGCAAAGTTACCAACCAGGCAGTTGCCGGTACCTTCGATCTCCCCTACCACCCCCTGACTGTTTAG
- the mtnA gene encoding S-methyl-5-thioribose-1-phosphate isomerase produces MSTSSPQTTAPDPIRFVGEADGHLVLIDQTKLPVDLVHVECRDVETVWEAIKMLRVRGAPAIGIAAGYGVIVGLQTATEASPEEFEARFHEVVEYLAGSRPTAVNLFWALDRLKATYAAEKAAGKSPAEIHQALLAEARFIHEDDRQVCRAIGRHGSELIQSGNGILTHCNAGGLATADYGTALAVMFTCHDQGKAIHVYVDETRPLLQGSRLTAWELVQREIPATLICDNMAAQVMKEGRVNAVITGADRIAANGDSANKIGTYGVALLAKAHGIPFYIAAPISTFDLTLPNGDGIPIEQRDAVEIIHGMGKQTAPENVQVYNPAFDVTPAELIAGIITEKGVISPVTPENIAQTIGGYHPSGPPLP; encoded by the coding sequence ATGAGCACTTCCTCACCTCAAACGACTGCCCCCGATCCGATTCGTTTTGTCGGGGAAGCGGACGGCCATCTCGTTCTGATCGATCAAACCAAGTTGCCGGTCGACCTGGTTCACGTCGAATGCCGCGATGTCGAAACCGTGTGGGAAGCCATCAAGATGCTGCGAGTCCGGGGAGCACCGGCCATTGGCATCGCTGCCGGGTACGGGGTGATCGTCGGACTACAAACGGCCACCGAAGCGTCGCCGGAAGAGTTCGAGGCCCGCTTCCACGAAGTGGTCGAATACCTGGCAGGCAGCCGCCCTACCGCGGTCAACTTGTTCTGGGCCCTCGATCGCTTGAAGGCCACCTACGCCGCCGAGAAAGCCGCAGGCAAATCCCCCGCCGAGATCCATCAGGCTCTGCTGGCCGAAGCACGCTTCATCCATGAAGACGATCGCCAGGTCTGCCGCGCCATCGGTCGCCATGGCTCCGAGCTCATCCAGTCCGGCAACGGGATCCTCACCCACTGTAACGCTGGCGGCCTGGCCACGGCCGACTACGGCACGGCCCTGGCAGTCATGTTTACCTGCCACGATCAAGGAAAGGCCATCCACGTCTACGTCGACGAAACACGACCGCTACTGCAAGGCTCGCGTCTCACCGCGTGGGAACTGGTACAGCGTGAAATTCCCGCCACGCTCATCTGCGACAACATGGCCGCCCAGGTTATGAAAGAAGGACGCGTAAACGCCGTGATCACCGGCGCGGATCGCATCGCCGCCAACGGGGATTCGGCCAACAAGATCGGCACGTACGGCGTGGCCCTGCTGGCCAAAGCCCACGGCATTCCGTTCTACATCGCCGCACCGATCAGCACGTTCGATCTCACGCTTCCCAATGGCGATGGCATCCCCATCGAACAGCGCGACGCCGTTGAGATCATCCACGGCATGGGCAAGCAGACGGCCCCGGAAAACGTCCAGGTCTACAACCCAGCGTTCGACGTGACCCCAGCCGAACTGATCGCCGGGATCATCACTGAGAAAGGGGTCATCTCACCGGTAACCCCAGAGAACATCGCCCAAACGATTGGCGGTTATCACCCTTCCGGACCCCCTCTCCCTTAG
- the glnA gene encoding type I glutamate--ammonia ligase yields the protein MTPKEVLALCRENDVKAVDFRFMDFPGLWQHFTIPVNHLSEDTFEDGLGFDGSSIRGWQAINESDMLVVPQPDTAFVDPFTQLPTLVLICNIQDPITREDYSRDPRNVCRKAANYLKSTGIADTCFIGPEAEFFVFDDVRFDQRPQHGFYYIDSVEGEWNRGRDEGPNLGYKLRHKEGYFPVPPADSLMDLRNEMMQTMIECGLNVEAQHHEVSTAGQCEIDMRFNEMVKMADDLLIYKYVIKNVAKRNNRTATFMPKPVFSDNGSGMHTHFSFWKDNEPLFAGSGYAGLSETALYAIGGLLKHAPAVLAFTNPTTNSYKRLVPGYEAPVNLAYSQRNRSASCRIPMYSPSPKAKRVEFRCPDPTCNPYLAFAAITMAAIDGIQNKIDPGQPLDKDIYDLPPEEAAAVPKTPGSLDEALDALAADHEFLLRGDVFTKDVIETWIEYKRKNEADAIRLRPHPYEFCLYYDI from the coding sequence ATGACGCCCAAAGAAGTCTTAGCCCTGTGCCGTGAGAATGACGTGAAAGCGGTCGATTTCCGCTTCATGGATTTCCCCGGTTTGTGGCAGCATTTCACCATTCCGGTGAACCACCTCAGCGAAGATACGTTTGAAGATGGCCTCGGTTTCGATGGCTCCAGCATCCGCGGCTGGCAGGCAATCAACGAGAGCGACATGCTGGTGGTGCCGCAGCCGGATACGGCCTTCGTCGATCCGTTCACGCAACTGCCGACACTGGTTTTGATTTGCAATATTCAAGACCCAATCACGCGCGAAGACTATTCCCGCGACCCGCGAAACGTCTGCCGTAAAGCTGCCAACTACCTGAAGAGCACTGGCATCGCCGATACGTGTTTCATCGGCCCGGAAGCCGAGTTCTTCGTCTTCGATGACGTCCGCTTCGACCAACGCCCTCAGCACGGTTTCTACTACATCGATAGCGTGGAAGGGGAGTGGAACCGCGGCCGCGACGAAGGGCCGAACCTCGGTTACAAGTTGCGTCACAAGGAAGGTTACTTCCCGGTGCCGCCTGCTGATTCGCTGATGGATCTGCGTAACGAAATGATGCAGACCATGATCGAATGTGGCTTGAACGTCGAAGCGCAGCACCACGAAGTTTCGACCGCCGGTCAGTGCGAAATCGACATGCGGTTCAATGAAATGGTGAAGATGGCGGACGATTTGTTGATTTACAAATACGTGATCAAGAACGTCGCTAAGCGAAACAACCGAACGGCGACCTTCATGCCTAAACCGGTCTTCAGCGACAACGGTTCCGGCATGCATACACACTTCTCGTTCTGGAAAGATAACGAACCGCTGTTCGCAGGCAGCGGCTACGCAGGCCTTAGCGAGACGGCTTTGTACGCGATTGGTGGTTTGCTGAAACATGCTCCGGCGGTGCTGGCGTTCACTAACCCCACAACCAACAGCTACAAGCGACTGGTCCCAGGCTACGAAGCCCCTGTGAACCTGGCATACTCGCAGCGGAATCGCTCGGCATCTTGCCGTATTCCGATGTACAGCCCCAGCCCGAAGGCCAAGCGGGTTGAATTCCGTTGCCCTGATCCGACCTGTAATCCCTACCTGGCGTTCGCCGCGATTACCATGGCCGCGATCGACGGGATTCAGAATAAGATCGATCCCGGTCAGCCACTGGACAAGGACATCTACGACTTGCCACCCGAAGAAGCGGCCGCCGTGCCGAAGACACCAGGCTCGCTCGACGAGGCCTTGGACGCCCTGGCAGCCGATCACGAGTTCCTATTGCGCGGCGACGTCTTCACCAAGGACGTGATCGAAACGTGGATCGAGTACAAGCGAAAGAACGAAGCCGACGCGATTCGTCTGCGTCCGCATCCTTATGAGTTCTGCTTGTATTACGACATCTAG
- a CDS encoding MMPL family transporter, with protein sequence MFFQKLGKFVVRYPVAILCFWTVLTLVAALLPPHWNDVTLDGDLAFLPAGMPSVEAERLFREAFPHRQAKSQLVFAISRKDQPLTEDDLRLADNMASPLQNAQGVMLYREAISDETNQQKQPDGKLPPQVQYAIDAWDESALLDRKNWQPLWNMAYANQQVGDVDEAQQYQYQATFIHPELKDETLGLVPESVFNWNQFDVLTRHTEIRGGMLTSKNGHAVLIVVESRNEFMATDNIRVLQEATQYVETWRTRAQEAGLTHLDIGVTGNAAIGGEMLMAAKESIANTELYTILLVIIILLLIYRTPMLLTVPLLSIAVSFIISSWLVALLTQVHLLPGMEWFDFKVFKTSRIFIVVILFGAGTDFCLFLIGRYREELANCRDHDSAIARALAGVGEALTASAMTTVVGLGMMFFADFEKYRNSGPAIGLCLLITLLTCLTLAPAIMRFMGQIMFWPWGDTQAFVEKSRPVSAGWWDRISQLVCSRPGLTLTVVVLLLGIVGFPSLYKRITTGRAVEVSYDLFGDLDDDRMAKQTALRIRDYFPLGESGPLTIMAMNSAGQFTETEGQSITNQLAETIFETDSKVERVFTIEQPLGDRPANFSVSSRGLNKWTLRKHRRTKEFFLAQDPALSGKITLFRVLTDRNPFSNDAIKLMDNIEANLHEKIALLPPPWNETKIYIQGTTPSIRDLMKVTTQDQKRIELGVIVAVFFVLLVILRRPMTCAYMILSVLFSYYVTLGITELFFRTVYADTYQALDWKVPLFLFVILAAIGQDYNVYLATRVFEEQKKLGQREGLLRGMVTTGGIITSCGLVMAGTFASMCMGTLLGVIEIGFALTVGVLLDTFVVRTIMLPCFLALMNRFSREEPQALAGQPPEENLPV encoded by the coding sequence TTGTTTTTCCAAAAGCTAGGGAAGTTCGTTGTTCGCTATCCCGTAGCCATCCTTTGCTTTTGGACGGTCTTAACTCTCGTAGCGGCTCTTCTGCCGCCGCACTGGAATGACGTGACGCTGGACGGAGACCTGGCCTTCTTACCGGCCGGGATGCCCAGCGTCGAGGCCGAACGACTCTTTCGTGAAGCCTTTCCCCATCGACAAGCCAAAAGCCAACTGGTGTTCGCCATCAGCCGGAAGGATCAGCCGCTGACCGAGGATGACCTGCGGCTCGCGGATAATATGGCCTCGCCGCTGCAAAACGCCCAAGGGGTGATGCTATATCGGGAAGCAATATCTGACGAAACGAACCAGCAAAAACAGCCAGATGGCAAGCTGCCGCCGCAGGTGCAGTATGCCATAGATGCATGGGACGAGTCGGCTCTGTTGGACCGCAAGAATTGGCAGCCGCTGTGGAACATGGCCTATGCGAACCAACAGGTTGGCGATGTCGACGAGGCGCAGCAGTACCAATATCAGGCCACGTTCATCCATCCGGAGCTGAAAGACGAAACATTGGGTCTGGTTCCAGAAAGTGTGTTCAACTGGAATCAGTTTGACGTTCTCACGCGGCACACGGAGATCCGCGGAGGCATGCTGACCAGCAAGAACGGCCACGCCGTGTTGATTGTCGTCGAGTCGCGGAACGAGTTCATGGCGACCGACAACATTCGCGTTCTGCAAGAGGCGACCCAGTACGTCGAAACGTGGCGCACGCGGGCCCAGGAAGCAGGGCTCACACATCTAGATATCGGCGTGACCGGTAACGCGGCGATTGGTGGTGAAATGCTCATGGCGGCGAAAGAAAGTATCGCCAATACCGAGCTTTACACGATTTTGTTGGTGATCATCATCCTGCTGTTGATCTATCGCACGCCGATGCTGTTGACGGTGCCGCTGCTTTCGATTGCGGTGTCGTTCATTATTTCGTCCTGGCTGGTTGCGCTGCTAACCCAGGTGCATCTGTTGCCAGGGATGGAATGGTTTGATTTCAAGGTCTTCAAGACGTCGCGTATCTTTATCGTCGTGATCTTGTTTGGGGCAGGGACCGACTTCTGCCTGTTTTTGATCGGACGTTACCGGGAGGAACTGGCTAACTGCCGCGATCACGACTCGGCAATTGCAAGGGCCTTGGCCGGGGTAGGGGAGGCCCTGACGGCCAGCGCGATGACAACCGTGGTCGGCCTGGGGATGATGTTTTTCGCCGACTTCGAGAAGTACCGCAATAGCGGACCGGCGATTGGGCTGTGTCTGTTGATCACGCTGCTGACCTGTTTGACCCTGGCTCCGGCGATCATGCGTTTCATGGGGCAGATCATGTTCTGGCCGTGGGGAGACACGCAGGCCTTCGTCGAGAAAAGCCGCCCTGTATCGGCTGGCTGGTGGGATCGTATTTCTCAATTGGTTTGCTCTCGACCTGGTCTTACGTTGACCGTCGTGGTGTTGCTGCTGGGGATCGTCGGGTTTCCCAGTCTTTACAAGCGAATTACGACCGGCAGGGCGGTGGAGGTCTCGTACGACTTGTTCGGTGATCTCGATGACGACCGCATGGCAAAGCAGACCGCCTTACGGATACGCGATTATTTTCCCTTGGGCGAAAGCGGTCCGCTGACGATTATGGCGATGAACTCTGCGGGCCAGTTTACGGAAACGGAAGGGCAGTCCATCACCAACCAGTTGGCCGAGACCATTTTCGAGACCGATTCCAAGGTCGAACGCGTCTTTACCATTGAGCAGCCGCTGGGCGATCGCCCAGCAAATTTCTCGGTCTCCTCGCGCGGTTTGAATAAGTGGACATTGAGAAAGCATCGCCGAACAAAGGAGTTTTTCCTGGCGCAAGACCCGGCACTGAGCGGCAAGATTACGTTATTTCGCGTGCTGACCGATCGCAATCCATTCTCGAACGATGCGATCAAACTGATGGACAACATCGAAGCTAACCTTCACGAAAAAATCGCCTTGCTTCCACCCCCGTGGAACGAAACGAAGATCTATATCCAAGGGACAACGCCGTCGATTCGCGATCTGATGAAGGTCACCACGCAGGATCAAAAGCGGATCGAGCTGGGGGTGATCGTGGCGGTGTTCTTCGTGCTGCTGGTGATTTTGCGGCGGCCGATGACATGCGCGTACATGATTCTCTCGGTGCTGTTCAGCTACTACGTGACGCTGGGAATCACAGAGCTCTTTTTCCGGACAGTCTACGCCGACACGTATCAAGCACTCGACTGGAAGGTACCGTTGTTTCTGTTCGTAATCCTGGCGGCTATCGGCCAGGATTACAACGTTTACCTGGCGACTCGCGTGTTTGAAGAACAGAAGAAGTTAGGGCAGCGTGAGGGTCTGCTGCGTGGCATGGTGACGACCGGGGGAATCATTACCAGTTGCGGCCTGGTGATGGCCGGTACGTTTGCATCGATGTGCATGGGAACCTTGCTGGGGGTGATCGAAATTGGATTTGCCCTGACAGTGGGTGTATTGCTCGATACGTTCGTCGTCCGCACGATCATGCTCCCGTGTTTTCTTGCCCTGATGAATCGTTTTTCCCGCGAAGAACCGCAAGCACTGGCAGGCCAGCCGCCGGAAGAAAATCTTCCGGTCTAA